The genomic stretch TGGGTTCAATAAGGATGGCGGCAGTATTTTTATTGATAGCATTACGTAAAGCTTTTTCATCCCCAAAGGGAACTTGAATAAAACCACTTACTTTAGGACCAAAACCTTCAAGATATTTTGCTTGTCCACTGGCAGCAAGTGTTGCAAGTGTGCGACCATGAAATGCATCTTCAAAAGTAATAATTTCAAAACGTTCTGGTTGACCATGTGCATAGTGATAACGTCGGGCAGTTTTAAATGCACACTCTAATGCTTCTGCACCAGAGTTACAGAAAAAAACTTTATTAGCAAAACTATTTGCACAAAGACGCGTAGCAAGAGCTTCTTGTTCAGGTGATTGAAAAAGATTGGAGATATGCCAAAGTTTTTTAGCCTCTATTTTAAGAGCATCAATTAGTTTTGGGTGAGCATATCCTAAAATATTAACAGCAACGCCAGATGTAAAATCAAGATAATGCTCCCCTTTGTCGGAAATAAGCCATACACCATCGCCTTGTTTAAAACACAAATTACGTCGAGCAAAACTATTATAAAGTGATTGTGTAGAGGTGCTTCCCATCATTATTTCCTTTATTTCTTAAGCACCGTAGTCTGATGAATAAATAATGCTACACTTATCAATAAATGTAATCGGTACTTCAAAATTATTGATAAACTATCGCGCTAACTAATAAAAAATCAATTAAGCTTTCTAAAAGATATGTTTACAATGAAAAGATTGGAGCAAAAGAAAGAATTTTATCTATAATTGATTCGCAAGTTGGGGAAAACTTTTTAAAAAGACATTTCAAAAGGCAAAGGCTCTTGTCATAGAGTCAGTGCATATTATAGTCTAAATAGGTAAACGAGATTATATTTACGTTTGTAAATTTACGGATCAGATAAGATCTTTTTGCGCCTGATTTTAAAATATAAAGATTTATTTAAAATAAAGTTAAGACATTTAAAAATGCAATAAGATGCATTTCAATGATATAATCAGAGAGGAGTTCTTGTATGGGCTGGACATGTGAACGCGTTGAACTTCTTAAGAAGTTTTGGAGTGAGGGTCTAAGTGCAAGTCAAATCGCAGCTCAACTGGGTGGGGTCAGCAGAAATGCAGTGATTGGTAAAGTGCACCGGCTAAAATTGCCAGGGCGTGGTAAGACAACCCCTGTGATATCGCGTGTACAAAAAACAGCAGCAGGTGTTGGTTCATCAATGCCGCGAGTGCGTCGTGCTGCATCCTCTGTAGTCCCAGAAAATGCTATTTCTTGCAGTGTTGGGGCAACAGCTTTGAAAATGGATTTTATAGCTGAGGGTGTGACACAAGCTGATGTTCTAGAGCAATCAAAAGTGGTTGTTCCTATTTCACGTCATCTTAATCTTTTGCAACTGAGTGAAAATACATGTAGATGGCCAGTTGGAGATCCTTTGTCATCAGATTTTCATTTTTGTGGCGCTGATTCTGGTGAAGGCAATCCTTATTGTGCTTTTCACGCCAAAATAGCGTTTCAACCAATATCGGAAAAACGGCGAATAAGAATATAATTAAAATATTATCTTATACCGGAATTTATACTTTATAAGTGAATTTTAGTTTAAAAAATAAAAAATTATTTTTTAAATCTGAAATCTTACA from Bartonella sp. WD16.2 encodes the following:
- a CDS encoding GcrA family cell cycle regulator gives rise to the protein MGWTCERVELLKKFWSEGLSASQIAAQLGGVSRNAVIGKVHRLKLPGRGKTTPVISRVQKTAAGVGSSMPRVRRAASSVVPENAISCSVGATALKMDFIAEGVTQADVLEQSKVVVPISRHLNLLQLSENTCRWPVGDPLSSDFHFCGADSGEGNPYCAFHAKIAFQPISEKRRIRI